The genomic DNA GACCTGAATTCAACACATATTCATTAAATAAGATTATCATGAAGACATTATGCCCAACAACAATTTATTGTTGTGTCAACAGGCGATTGTTTTTTCGCAAAATACAGCCAAGAAAAAACCAAGATGATAAAACAGTGATAGCCATGTAAATTTTCCCCATTATGTAAAAGTGGACACACATCCTGAgtataaaataaatactttaGCGTAGAGCTCTGTAGAACTTGTCAGCTAATGAAACTAAAACAGTTAAGGCATGACTTGAGAAAATGCTCTATGGAAGCCATTAAATCATGAAGCCATGCAGTTAAAAGAATAGTCATTTTCAAATAACAATCAATCATGCTTTTTTAACAATCAAACATGCATTGGGTACTTTAGCAAGGTCTATGTGGTTTCCTACATGTTCTACATCAGCCTTTTAGCAATAAAATGTTCTAGTAGTTTGCAGCATTTATTAATGAACTTTTCCACAGCATTTTAAACATTCCTTCTTCAATCACTTATACCAAATGAGTGGACAAAGCAAAAGGATacttgatgaataaataaaacaaaacgtACAACATCACAGCATGAAACATCCTTCCTTTATGCTGCCATTGACTGTCAATAAAAACAGGCATAATTCAATCGTTTCTATTACGGTTTAAAAATGACTGTAAAACGGTCAATCATTGCAAGCTCAAACTCCAACATTACAAGGCTGTGAGTGCAGGTCAGTGTCACAGTGGTCACGGACAGTTTAGTTTCCTCCTAAATTCACCAACTAAGCCCTGAAGTCATTCAGGGAAACATTTGGAAAGATACATTGTGTGGCTTATTGTCTGTAACAATAATAAAGCGATTATATTTTTAGAAAAACTACCAAAATCATGCAACTATCATTTTGAACAAACAAGTGCTCTTGATGCGAGTGCTGGTGTTGTGTGTGGGAGATTAGGCACTGGCATCTTGCTTTAGGCGTTGACTACGGGCTTTGTAGACCTCGATGAGTAAATCTTTGACATATTGAATCTCTCGTTCCACTGACTCCGCCTTGTCCCGGAGCTCCCGGTTCTGTCCCTCCAGTCCATGAAGCTCCTCCTCCAGTATGTCCAGCTCCGCCCTCTTACGCAGTCGATACCTTTAGTTTACAAAATACCAGGATCAGCTTGCATCTACCATTGGAGCCCCCCCTCCATCTTTTCCCCTTATTTTGTCCTTCTCGCACGCCCCACCACAACTGGCAGTTGCCAACCCTGTCCTACACCCACAACATCCCATCTGTCCAAAAAACCCTACCACAGGACTTTCTGTATCTTTGTAGAAGCTACCATGTCTGGGTCACTGTGCTACAGTAGGCTGGCAGTTCAATATCAGTTCTCTCTAATTATAGAGAAAGCTAACGTCATGAATTTAACATGGACATGCTTTCCCACCCTCATCCCTCAAGAACTAGATTTCCGGATATGCATCTATGAACATCCAAGATAGCGGGACCTATTAGAAGAAGAGTTCAGATTTCATCTTTTATAAAACACATTTGTAACTAAGCAATTCTAGTAGCCCTATCACATCAGTGAAAAGCCAAAGTTATCCCATTCAAACCAGATATTAGAGTCTACAAAAAAGTTATGTTTTTCAACTTTAAAAGATGAGTTAAAATGTACACAGAGGTTTCTTTGGTCAAACTAAAAAATGACCAAACATTCTATCCTCACAGTTTTTATTTAAACATCATAACACTAAGAAAATCACTACATTTTTCACAAAATACCTGTGAGCAGCTGTTTTGTTCTGGTCCCTCTTCTTCTGCTTCCGTTCTCCAGTATGTACTTCCAGAGGGACAGCGACAAGGCCTGGTTTGAGGCAGCTCAGGGAGCATGCATCTTCCTTTAGCCTCTGTACTGCTTGCCTGTGAATGGGCGAGCCCACCATTggcccctcgctctctcctcttgACAGACATCCGTAGCTTTGGTCTCCGAGGCATTCTGGGAAGAGGTAGTGGCCATGCTGGGGCTCTATACCATGTACTTGTGTAGGCTCTTCGATTTCACCGATAAAGCTATGATAAGGCTCTGTATGAGCAACGTTcgggtggtggtggtaatagccATCATTTGCCTCTGGCTCTTGAGGAATAGTTCCAGAGAGTCCACCATCTTTGTTGCAATGCAAGACCTCCAGCCCCATACCATCATAACCACTAACCTTCATACCATGCATCAACTGTCCTTCTCTCTTGGGGTGGGTATCGAAGGACCCACCCATACAAAAACCTCTGGTCATCTCTTCACTGCAAAAAACATCCTCTGTAAAACAATAACTTTCCTCTTCCTTCAACGATACACCACATTCTCTGACTTTCTTAACACTGCTAATGCTCTTCCCCACGGTTTTCAATGTAGAACAGTGGTTAACAGCCACCTCTGTGCTTCCTGAGTAACTTCCTTTGGCACTCCAGGTGTCATGCTCAAGTTCCTGTCCAACTTTGTTGACACCATCTGAAACTATTCTTCGGCAAGTATTGTATGAACGATGATGATAGTTGTATGGGGCTGGTCTCGCCATTTTGGATCTTCCAACGGGACCACCACAGAAGCTCACCCGGTCGAGTTCCCCCGTTGCCAGGGTAACAACCAGTGGGCTGGTTTCTGATTGGTTGCCACTGTACGAAGCATAGGGCAACTGGTAGTAAGAATGGGCACCCATTGCTTGGGCGCCTTTGTCACATTTTGGTGATTTGTCCAATTTGGTTGAAGTCGATTCAGACCGGAAGTAATCCTCAAGCTGAGCAAGCTCCTCTTGCAAAAGAGAGGTCATGACCTCCAAGTCAGAGGGCACCTTGACATCATGTTCCAACGGTGAGGGTGGAGAAGATGAGCTAGAAGAGGATTCAGTAGTCGACTGGAACGAAGACAAATCAACTTTTTCCGTCATCCAGTCCGTCTGACCATCACCTACGAAAAATACAATTTTCGttaaaaatatttaatttgaatGTCCAAATTGCAGGCATAAAAATTAAGAGGATTTTTAAAAAATCAGTCCTTTAATATCTGATGATAAATGTAGAAAAATCTGAAAACGAAGACGATAAATGTAGAAAAGTAAAAATATCCTTGAAAAACTAACCGATCACTTGAAAATGATTGAACGCCATCGTCTTCATTGGGAAAATATCCACTTAGCTTTACTCACTGTACGACATTAGCTCGTACTGCAGTGCGGATCCACCTGGAATGTGGAAAAATAAAAAAGCGTATTGCAGTAACTCACCAATTATGTGCGGTCTCTCCGATAACTCCGCCCCCTTCCTTCCCCAGGATTGGCTGTTGTTAGCTTGTTGGAGAGAGGGAATAATGAGGTCGACCATGCAAACAAGAGGAATTTTCCTGCGAAGGATCGATGCAGCCATCGTGTCTTTTATTTCGGTCCAAACGGTGAAATGCACTAAGTGTGCGAGGGTTTGAGAGAAGCGTCACTATTGACAGAGTGGTGGGAACACTTGAAGACCtgtaaatgacaaaaaaatacaaatgaaaaacTCTACTGAATTTCCACACCCCATTACACCCCACTGCCACACCCCCAAAACCACCACAGTCTAAAAACACCTATACAAATAGTGCAATTATCAGAGAgtccaaaattggttaaagattCCTGATAATTGCTTGCTACATGCATAAAACAACATCTACGTTTTCTTTTATGAAACTACTGAACTTTAGGAAATCTGTTTCAGGGCTATATACTGTAACACagtctctatgaaaactcactcccCTCATAAATGCAACTTTAATATCTCAACAacagatcaaattgtatttattcTAATCCATTTCAGTTCAGGAGAGCGGTGTCTGCAGTATAGTAAAACACTTTCATGTTAGTTAGCCTATGTGTATTATAGATCAAATACAAAAAAAGTATTAATTTCCTCTCATTCAAACTATTGTTATGTGTTAATGTTTTTAACATATAGCACATTTCTACATGTGAAAAATATAGTTTTACTATAGTAGTCCACTGATCATATATGTTTCACTGGCAATTCTCACTTCTGAGCTCAGTAGGCTACTGTAAAACTGTAAATTCAAAATATCTCTGTTAGACTAAAAGGTTATTACAATAACCACAACATAATTTCAGAAATGGTTAATAAAACAATTGCAATGTCAAAGCTAACATACTCAACACATTATAATTCACAACTACTGTAGTATAAAGAGAACACACAATTTCACTTACCCCATTATTTCTGGATAGCTTTTTGGAAGTGCGTTGCAAATGCAGAGCACAACGACTAGAGTGACAGTGGGGTCAATTTAATAAGCCATGTCTTCCTAAGAACACAATGACTTCACATGGACTGTTATGAAGACGAGTTGCAAACAGAAAGTTTTGGGATCCGCTACTTCTTCTGGAACTCCTAAAGCAGGACCGAATCACACAGATACAAATCAATCCGCAGTTTACATTTCACCCTTTTTATCGCGTCATATGCAAGGGACTTTCCACCTTCTGTTATTTTCAAAGGTCATATTGAAATAAAATGGAAAGAAAACGATGTAACTTTTCATGATTTAAATTGAAAAGCATATACCTACATTTCTACACCCACACTTGTGTTGCAATAACGTAATTCACCTCTGCATCATGGTATTTTTATGGATAATATTTCCGAGCTAATGTCTTGTTATTAAATAATCCCACAGAGAACGTTTTATAGCCTTCTGTAATTACGGCCACGGTTTATAAGGAACTATTTAGTCACACACCCGGGAGGAAGGATACAGTCTTGCAGTTGGAAGGTGTAACTTTTGTTGCAGCCTTGTTGCATCAGATACGCAGGGGATTCGCCGAATGCTGTAAGACTGTGGTCACACTATTGGTTTATCTAGACTGAACCGCTTATTGGTCTATTATGAATTgtccaatgtttttatttgtcataGATCCAATGTTACTTTGTATACGTGTGTACAAGTAGTAAGGAGACAGAGGCCATCTGCCTCTTTTAGTATTTATTATTTCCTCCATAAGACATTACCTCTTTAATAATTATAATAAGAAGGTTGCAACCTTATAACTTATAACGAACGAGCAACTTTTATTATAAATGTAATGCACTTTAGTGTCTTCAACCAGAGAAACACTTAGTAGGCTACCAGCCATTCATTTCATCTCAACTAAAATGGTCAAacttgtataaaaaaaaatcttatttccaTATTCTGTTAATAGAAATTAGTATAATAATAATTCCAAAGGGCCATATGGTTAGAAGGACAAAATGACACACAGGAGGACAAATCGGCTTACACTTGACTTTATCTCTCGTTAGTACAACAGTTACACCACTCTCTGTCTGGAGTTGCTATGCATTTTCCTCACTGAGAAACCCAAAGCTGATTGAAGCAGCCATGTCTTCTTCCTGTTGCTATAGTAATAGGGAACACTGCCCCCcttttgaaatgtgttttttttggcaTGTCTGTTGCCAAGGGTTTAAAATTATCCCCTTACCTCTGTGCTTACAATGTTCTTGTTATTGCACTCGTTGCAGCTTTTGTGCA from Salmo trutta chromosome 26, fSalTru1.1, whole genome shotgun sequence includes the following:
- the LOC115163261 gene encoding uncharacterized protein LOC115163261; translated protein: MAASILRRKIPLVCMVDLIIPSLQQANNSQSWGRKGAELSERPHIIGDGQTDWMTEKVDLSSFQSTTESSSSSSSPPSPLEHDVKVPSDLEVMTSLLQEELAQLEDYFRSESTSTKLDKSPKCDKGAQAMGAHSYYQLPYASYSGNQSETSPLVVTLATGELDRVSFCGGPVGRSKMARPAPYNYHHRSYNTCRRIVSDGVNKVGQELEHDTWSAKGSYSGSTEVAVNHCSTLKTVGKSISSVKKVRECGVSLKEEESYCFTEDVFCSEEMTRGFCMGGSFDTHPKREGQLMHGMKVSGYDGMGLEVLHCNKDGGLSGTIPQEPEANDGYYHHHPNVAHTEPYHSFIGEIEEPTQVHGIEPQHGHYLFPECLGDQSYGCLSRGESEGPMVGSPIHRQAVQRLKEDACSLSCLKPGLVAVPLEVHTGERKQKKRDQNKTAAHRYRLRKRAELDILEEELHGLEGQNRELRDKAESVEREIQYVKDLLIEVYKARSQRLKQDASA